A stretch of DNA from Ensifer sp. WSM1721:
ACTATGCGCTTTTCCCTCACATGACGGTCGCGCAAAACATCGAGTATCCTTTAAAGCTTCACAAGTGGCCCCAGGTTGAGAGGCAAGCGCGGACAAAAGAAATACTCGAACTAATCGAGCTCCCGCATGTGGCCGCACGCGCAGTCGGCGAATTGAGTGGTGGGCAACAGCAACGCGTCGCAATTGGGCGAGCACTGGCCTACCGACCGTCACTTCTGCTTCTTGATGAGCCAATGGGCGCCCTCGACCGTCGATTGCGCCAGCAACTAGGATCCGATTTGCGAGAAATTCAGCAACGGACAGGTATCACGACTGTTTATGTCACACACGATCAGGAGGAGGCGTTCATCCTTTCCGACAAGATCGCCATCATGGATGGCGGCGAAATTCTCCAATACGACACCCCCGCCGAACTCTACTTCCGACCAAATTCTCGATTTGTGGCGCGCTTTCTTGGAGAGGCGAACATCGTACCTATAGAGAGACTTGTTCCTACCGCCATCGACGAGACACGTCTCGCGGCGACGCCACTGGGTGAGATACCGGTGGCTACGAGCAGTAAAGGGGTAACGAGCGGTGAACCCCTCTCAATAGTTCTCCGGCCCGAGGACCTCTTTCTTGTAAAGGACGAACCCCGCAACGATGATTGGTCACCAGCGATCTCAGTCAGGATCGAGAAAGAACTCTTCTTGGGAAGCCGCTGTCTGGTGACCGTTTCCAGCCAAGCGGGCAACACCTTGCTTGTCGAGTGCAACAAGTCTGACGTCCCGCCTTGCGGGACGGACGCCTGGGTGACTTGGAAACGAACGTCGGCGGTTCTGATCAATCGATAAAAGCGGAGGGTCCAATGAAAAAAGTTTTGGTGGCAAACCGCGGCGAAATCGCCCTTCGCATTATTAGGGCGTGCAAGGATGCAGGTTACCAATCAGTAGCGATCGCATCTGAGGCCGATCGGCAAGCCCTGTATGCTCGGGCCGCTGATGAAGTTTTCCTTCTCAAAGGCAATTCGCCTCTGGAGACCTATCTCAACCAGGCGGCGATCCTTGGAATTGCGGATGAAAGTGGCGCGGATGCAGTACACCCCGGATATGGTCTTCTTTCGGAAAACGAAGAATTCGCAGCCGCTGTCGAGGCCGCTGGCCTGATCTGGATCGGTCCGCCAGCCGAGGCGATTGCGCAGCTCGGGGATAAGGTTAAGGCGCGCGCCATTGCTCGCAAGGTCGGGGCGCCACTTTTGCCTTCAATGGATGATGGCACCGCGACGATCGACCAGGTCCGCAAATTTGTAAAGGCGCATGGCCTCCCGGTCATTATCAAAGCCCAGAACGGCGGCGGCGGTCGCGGCATGCGTATTGTTCGCACGATGGACGAGTTGGAGCCGCAAATGGCGGCGGCAGAGCGTGAAGCAGGGCTTGCCTTCGGCCGATCCGAATGTTTCGTCGAAGTGTATGTTGAAAATGCGAGGCACGTAGAGACACAGTGCCTCGTGGATGCCGACGGGACGATAGCCGTGCTGGCCACGCGCGATTGCACTCTGCAGCGGAGGCAGCAAAAACTTATCGAGGAAGCACCAGCACCTTTCCTGTCCAACGCGCAGCGGAAACAGCTGAAGGAGGCTTCGGTTGGTATTCTCAAAGAGGTCGGCTATCGTGGCGCGGCCACCTGCGAATTTCTGATAACACCCAGGGGCGAGATTTACTTTCTTGAAGTTAACACCCGCGTCCAGGTGGAGCATCCCGTCACCGAAGAAGTCACCGGCATCGACATCATTCGCGAGATGTTCAACATCGCCGAGGGAAAGCTCCTAACCTTCACGGATCCGCCGGTGCGTGGCCATTCAATCGAGTTCCGCATCAATGCGGAAGATCCCTGGGCGGACTTTCGGCCGGTCCCAGGCAAGCTAACGCGCCTTCGGGTTCCAGGTGGTCCAGGCGTTCGTGTCGATTTCGGTTATGGCGAGGGGGATACGATCCCGCCCTACTATGACTCTCTTATGGGGAAGCTCATAGTGACGGGCTGCGACCGTGCGCAGGCGTTGGCGCGAGCTTCGCGGGCTCTGGCTGAACTTGAAGTGGAGGGTGTCCAGACAATCGTTCCGCTTCACCGGGCAATCCTAAACCGGGAAGAATTCATCGGGACGTACGAACCGGAATTCATCGTCCATACGCGCTGGATCGACTCAGAAATAGAGCGACTGTCAAAGGAGGCACGGGAGCTCGCTGAACAACCTTCTATCCAGCAGGAAATAAATGTCGACGAGCCCGAACCTAGTAATGGAGAGATTTCTGAACCGCCGATGTATCGGCGGGGCATCAAGGCGCCCCTCTCCGGCATAGTGTTGGAAATGTGCGTCAAGGAAGGGGATAAAATCAGTCGAGGCGACGTGGTTGCCATCATGGAGTCGATGAAGATGGAGCAGTCGATCGTGGCCGAGGAGGGGGGCGTCGTCGCTAAGATCAACGTTGAAAGGGGTGCATTCATAGAAATGGATGCCGATCTGCTGGGGCTAGACTAATGCCCAGCGCGACATTCTCATCCATCGCCGATCACGAGCGACCGCAGCTTAACGCCCTACTGACGTTGAAGACCGTCGTCGAGAAGGACTGGATCGACTACAACGGTCATATGACGGAATGGCAATATTACAAGGTTTTGGCAGACGCCGGTGAGAATTTCCTGCGTGCGATGGGCTTCACCGAGGAATACAGGCTGAAGGGGTTTAGCTTCTTTTCCGTTGAGGGACATTTGAGGAACCTGAAGGAATGCCGTACCGGCACGCCATTGCTAGTTTACACTGAGATGATTGGCTTCGATGACATCCGCCTCCAGATCTATCAGTATGTGTTGAATGAATCTGAGGATGTCGTCGTGGCGACGGGGGAACACATGATGGTACATGTTGATACCAATTATCGGAAAGCCACCCCCGTCGGCAACTACATGCGCGAATGCCTGACACGTGCCCTGATGACCTGGAGCCCCTATCAGGAGCCGAAGGGTCTTTCGGCGTCGATCCGGAGGGTGAAATTGCACTGTCGGACGTGAAACAGGGGCCTGTTTGTTATCCGATACACGCCTCTAGAATGGTGCGCCTAGATTCGAGCCTGCCCTCTTTGATCTGCATATTACCAGTCGCCGTTTTGGCGGGGAGAGGTCGCCTTTGGTGCCCCACCGATTTTCGTGAGCAACCGGCGGCGAACGCGATCGGAAATGGCCAAAGGCTGAAGGTAACCCCACCTGCCCAACGTTTTTCGAGCTGCCATTAGCAAGGGATCTTTGTGCGGCGACGAATGTACCAGAGTCCTTCGAAAAGCATACTGCGTCGGCGACGTTGCGCAGGCGGAGGAGTAGTGAACGCCGCGGCGTACGGTTTGCTGATCTAAGGCGAGCGTTTAGATTATGAGATCTTCGTAATTGGTGGCAGATCAAGCATTGGCCTGTCGCCGAGCTTTTGAACAAACCACTCGGCCGCAACACGGCTGGATTGCTCGAATTGATTTGTATAGGGGGAGAAATGGCCTCCAGGCAAAATCTCGAGCGCTTTCGGCTCTCCAGCGCGGTCGAAGGCATCCAATGCCAAGTCAGTTGGCGTGAGATGGTCGTCCTCGGCCACGATCATTAACAATGGAGTTGGGCTAATAAGCCTGATGAATGCTCCTGGTTCATTTGCTTTTGCCAGTTCAAGGCTCCGCAGGGTTACTTGCGGATTCCAGTTTGAAGCCACTTCAGCTGAACGGCAAAAGTACTCGTAACTGTCCGCTCCTGGCAACGCGCACGGTAGTTGAGGATCACTCGTCACTACATCAACATAGGCGCGGTCGTTTCCAAGGACCCTAGCCACGCGATCTTCTGAGAGACTTCTCCTCAATTCCGTAGCTTGCGGCGTCGTGGCTCTGCGAACAGCGACTTTCGAGCCGCTAATCGTCGGAACCTGGGCTACGACAGCTTTTACACGCCGGTCCTGCGCAGCTACTACCAAGACATGTCCACCACTGTAGCTCGTACCCCATATGCCGATGCGCTCGGGGTCAGGGCCGTTCATGGTCTGGACAAAGGTTACGGCGTCACGGTAGCCCCGTCGCTGCCGCTCCGGATCAACCTCGTATCTCGGTTCTCCCTCGCTCTCGCCAAAGCATCCGTGATCGTAGACCAGCACCCCAAGTCCATGCGCGGCAAATACCTCGGCGTATCGGTCGAGATATTGCTCCTTTACGGCAGAGAACCCGTGGGTCAAAATCACCGTGGGAAAGGGGGACGCGATTTCTGTCGGCCGATAGAACCAGCCCCGCAGGCGGTCTCCCTCGGACCAGAAGGCCACGTTACTTCGCATTGCTCACTTCCTTTTGCCGGTCCTGTTTGGTCGACTGTTCAGCGTCCGAGCGACTCAAAACGCCCTCTCGAGCTCCGGAAGGACATCGAAGAGATCGGCAACGAGGCCGTAGTCGGCGACCTGGAAGATCGGCGCCTCCTCGTCCGTGTTGATGGCGACGATCACCTTGGAGTCCTTCATGCCGGCGAGGTGCTGGATGGCGCCGGAGATGCCGCAGGCGATGTAGAGGTCAGGCGCGACCACCTTGCCGGTCTGCCCGACCTGCCAGTCGTTCGGCGCATAGCCGGCATCGACGGCAGCACGCGAGGCTCCGACGGCGGCGCCGAGCTTGTCGGCAACCGGCAGGATCACTTGCCTGAACTTCTCCGAGGAGCCGAGCGCCCGGCCGCCGGAGATGATGATCTTCGCCGAGGTCAGCTCCGGGCGGTCTGAAGAGGACAGCGCGTCGGAAACGAACCGCGACAAATCGGAAAAAGCGGCTGCCGTCGGGACCTGTTCGACGGCAGCCGAGTCACCCGCCGAAGCGGGGGGGAAAGACGAGGTGCGGACGGTGATGACTTTCTTCGCTTCGGTCGTCTGCACCGTCTGGATGGCATTGCCGGCATAGATCGGCCGCTTGAAGGTATCCGGCGAAACCACCTCGATGATCTCGGAGACCTGCGCCACGTCGAGAAGTGCGGCAACCCGCGGCATGACGTTCTTGCCGACCGAGGTGGCGGCGGCGACAATCGTGTCATAGTTGCCGGCGAGCGAGACGATGAGGGCCGCCAGCGGCTCGGCGAGATTGTGGGCGAGCGAGGCATCCTCGGCGACGAGCGCCTTGGCGACGCCCGAGAGCTTCGCCGCCTGCTGGGCGACGGCCTCGACGCCGGAACCCGCAACGAGCACATGCACGTCGCCGCCGATCTTGGTCGCCGCCGTCAGCGCCTTCGCCGTCTGGTCGGAAAGGTGGGTGTTGTCGTGGTCAGCCAGAAGCAGAATGGCCATGATGGAATCTCCCTTTCCTTGAACCTTAGAGGACGCCGGCTTCGGTCTTGAGCTTCTCGACGAGCTCGGCGACCGACTTCACCTTGATGCCGGCCTTGCGGCCCGACGGCTCTTCCGTCTTCAGAACTTTGAGCCGCGGGCTCGTGTCGACGCCGAAATCGGCCGGCGTCTTCTTGTCGAGCGGCTTCTTCTTCGCCTTCATGATGTTCGGCAGCGAGGCGTAGCGCGGCTCGTTCAGGCGCAAGTCGGTGGTGACCACGGCCGGCAGCTTCAGTTCCACCGTCTGCAGCCCGCCGTCGACCTCGCGGGTGACATTGACCTTGCCGTCACCGATCTCGACCTTGGAGGCGAAGGTGCCCTGCGGCCAGCCCAACAGCGCCGAGAGCATCTGACCGGTCTGGTTGGAATCGTCGTCGATCGCCTGCTTGCCGACAATGATCAGCCCCGGCTGTTCGGCCTCGGCCACACCCTTGACGATCTTGGCGACGGCGAGCGGTTCGACCTGGTCCTCGGTCTCGACGAGGATCGCCCGGTCGGCGCCCATCGCAAGCGCGGTGCGGAGCGTCTCTTCGGCCTTGGCCGGTCCGATCGAGACGACGACGACTTCGCTCGCCTTGCCGGCTTCCTTGAGGCGCAGCGCCTCTTCGACCGAGATTTCGTCGAACGGGTTCATCGACATCTTGACATTGGCAAGCTCGACGCCCGTGCCGTCCGCCTTCACGCGGATCTTCACGTTGAAGTCGACGACCCGCTTCACCGTTACTAGGATTTTCAACTTTTCAGCCTCCATTATGATCAGTTCGAAAAGGAGTGGCGCGTGTTCAGTCTGCAAAGCAGGGGTCTACACGTGCACTGATCCGCGCGCCGTCTAGTCCGCAGCACTTGCGGAGCTGAAATATCCAGCCGTGGAGCCACCATCGAGCGCGATGATTGCGCCGTTCAGGTAAGATCCTGCCGGGGACGATATGAATGCAGCGAGCTCAGCAACATCGTTCGGACGCGCAAATCGCCCGAGGGGCACCGTTTTCTCGTAGAAGCCGCGATCGGAAGGGTTATCAGCAAAGAGCTGGTCCAACATCGGCGTTTCGACGAATCCTGGACAAATCGCGTTGCACCGAACTCCCTGTGGGCCGTGATCCAAGGCCATCGATTTGATCAGACCTACAACCCCGTGTTTGCTTGCGCAGTAGGCAGCGTAACCCGTCGCCCCCTGTGTGCCGGCATCGGATGCGATGGCGGTGAAGCTTCCCCTTCTTTTCATCAGGGAAGGCATGGCGTTCTTGGCAAGCAGAAATGTTCCCTTGAGGTTGACGTCCAGCACAAAATCAAAGCTCGCCTCGTCCATTTCAATGACTGTTCCTAGGCGCGCCACGCCTGCACAATGGACGACGTTGTCAACGCCACCATGCGCGTCAACCTCAGCGAAGAGGGCCTTGAGCTTCGCGTTATCGGTCACATCAGCTTGGAAAAGCTTGACCGTTCCGCCCGCGGCATCCACGTTCGCGAAAACGCTTCGAAGACGATCGATGTCCCGGTCGATCAAGAAGACATTTGCGCCACGATCGAAAAGGCGACGCGCAACGGCAGCACCAATGCCCGAAGCAGCCCCTGTAATGACGGCGTTTTCGCGCGCCGCCGGCAATCCCATGTCTTGCTGACTGCTCATACCGGGAGTCCGTTTGCTGTGGACAGCCAACGCGGCTCGCCTCGTTTCGAGCGATCCTGACGAACCCATTGCGGTTGGCCGTATATAGACTGCCCGCCGTCGACGAGCAGGGATGCCCCTGTTATGAAGCCAGCGGCGGGGCCCGCCAGAAACGCGACCGCCTCTGCGACATCTTCCGCCTTACCGAGGCGCCCGACGGGTGTTTCCTGGAGCAATGCTTCCCTGCAGCCAGGAACTTCAAGCATTGGCCGGGTCATTGCGGTCTCCACAACACCAGGAAGAACAGAGTTCGTCCGGATACCGTAAATACCAAGCTCTGCTGCCATGGTCCTCGTGAGCATCAGCAGCGCTGCCTTGGTGGCGCTGTATGCGCCCGTCTGGTCGGCGTGGAACAGAGCGAGGCAGGAGGAAATGAGGGTTATGCTGCCTCCCTGGCCACCTGCAACCATGTTGCGCGCGACTGCCTGGCAGAGATGAAAGGTGCCGTTCAGATTGATATCGACGTGCAGGTCCCAGACCTTTTTCGATGTCTCGAGAAAACCACCAAATCTTGCGAATCCAGCATTGGCGACAAAGGTCCCGATCGAACCAAATTGGCCGCCGATTTCGGCAATAGCCCTGTTGAGAGCGTCCGGATCGGTCTGGTCAGCAGGAAGGACGAGCACCTTTCGGGCGCCGTCGCGACGCAGTTCCTCTTCAACCCCGCCGAGGTTGGCAACATCACGATCCAACAGGACGATGTCTCGGCCGTCGCGTGCAAATCGGGCCGCGAGCGCCCTGCCCATCTCGCCACCGGCGCCGCTGATCACCACGCAGGGAAAATCGCTCATCGTCCGCGCTCCTTCAGTGATTGCTCCAAATCAAGCGCTTTGTTGAGTTCAACAACCGCAGAGCGCGTCCACCGGGCAAATCGGCTTCGCGCACCGGGCAAAGTCCATTCGAAGTTGAGGGGCGTGAGAGCCGCGTCGCCTCGCGAGAGGACCCAGGAATCAGAACCGGGCCGGTGCTCGAAAATGGGATCGAGTTCTGGATGCGTACCGAAGAGCAGCCATCCAGGACCATTTTCAGTTTCGACAGACGGAATGCGGGATGGATCCCAGACGCGGCGATCGAGGCTCGCAATCTTGACCTCGCGAGCGGGGCGGGCGGGTGCATTGAGGTTCAAAACAGACCGGGCAGGAAGTTTGGACCGATCCCTGATCATCAGCTTGGTGAGCTCTGCCATAATTTTGGCGCCCCAGCTGAAATCATAGTCCGTCAGATCGACCAGTCGAAACCTTCCATCTCGCGACTGCTGAGATGCGGCGAGTGCCGGAAAACCCAACAACGCACCTTCGATCGCCGATCCGAGCGTGCTCGAATAGGTTGCGTCATCGCCAAGATTGGCCCCTTCGTTGATGCCGGAGACAACGGCTTCGATTTCAGAGGCAAGGCCGGACAGAACGGCGACGCGAACACAATCGGTTGGCGTGCCATTCGTGGCATAGACCGGGTTTACTTCGTCACCGCCCGCCCTAGTAAGCGTAATCGCCTTGCGAAACGAGGCGGAGCGCGATGTGCCGCTTCTCGGTCCGTCGGGCGCAACCGTGAGCACCTGGACTCCGCTTGCGATCAGCGCATCGCGAGCCGCCGCAACGCCGGGAGACTGGTAGCCATCGTCATTTGTGAGCAAGACTTTCACTTCGGGTCGCCTTTCTGGATGCTATGTTCAAGCCGCGAGCGAGAGCCTATCCGGCACGAGCTTCGCAGCATTGGGGACGGTGACCGGCTTGCCGAGGATAGCCCACTCCGCAGCAAGGGCTCCCGTCAGGGCGCCGCTCGTAACACCTGTGCCACCCATGCCTGCGACGACAATTACGGAAGGATCCGCGGCATAGGGGCCGATCTGGAACTCCCCGTCCAGGCTCAACGGGTAGAGGCCGTGCCAACCGTTCTTGAAGCCGAGATCGTCAATTCGCAGCCGATCGCTGACGAGCTGTGCGACGTCGAGAAAATAGTCGTCCCCGTCCGGCGGGCTATAGGCGTCGGGGTTACTGACTTCGTGGCCTTCGACCGAGTAATAGGTGTGGAGTCCGGCGATCAGCGAATCCTCGCCATCCTGCCTGAAGTAGATGCCGGCGCCGTTCTGCCCCGGCATATAGAAATTGCACATTGGAACGACGTAATCGAGCTTGCGGGGCAGCTTGACGATGATCACCTCGTGTACCTCGGGTTTGATCGGTGCCGCGTGCCCCAGAATATCGCCAACGCGCCCCGCCCATGCGCCGCCGGCGTTGATCACCACGTCACATTCGAACTCGCCGCGAGTCGTTGAAAGCACGTGCGTTGACCCGCGTTTTTCGTAAGCGAGCACTTCGGTGTTGTTCATGACCTTCGCGCCAAGATCGCGTGCTTCGTCGATCAGGGCGGAGCAAAGGAGGTGTCCGTCCAGATGTCCGTCGTTGACGCCGTAAAGACCAGCGACGACGTCGTCGCATTGCAAATCGGGAACGAGAGCCTGCAACTCCTTCTGCGACAGTATCCGCGTATCGTCTGCTCCGAAGCTTTTGATCGTGGCGAGCGCGGTTTCAAGTTTTGGAATGTCCGCTTCGGTCGTGGCGATGCGGATGTTGCCGATGCGGGCAAGGGGCAGACTGCGCTTGCGTTCGAGTTCGAACAATATTTCGCGTGACCGGACGCGGATCTCGATCTGCAACGGGTCGAGCGTCTGGGTGTTGTATACCCCGGCCGATCGCCCGGACGAGCCGCATGCCGGCGTGCCTTTTTCCAGAACGACAACCTCCTTTGCATGCAATTGCGCCGCCCTGCGTGCCGCGCCGCAGCCTGCGACGCCTGCTCCGATAATGGCGATACGTGGGGTCATGGCCGTCTTCCTTCAGAACAAGGGGCGAATGGTTTCGTAGACGTAGAGCGTCGCCAGTGTCCCGCAGTCGACCGGCAAGTCCACTCCGGTAATGGCGGAAGCCTTGTCGGAGGCGAGAAAGACCACGGCGTTGGCGAGTTCGGGTATTTCGACAAGGCGCTTCATCGGCACGCGCTGGAAGTCCGTCATCATGTGCCGGAGCGCCTTCTCGGAGACGAACTCCTCCACCATCTGGGTGCGCGTCCAGCCGGGGCTGACGGAATTTATGCGGATATTGTGTTTCGCGAGTTCGACCGCCGCATTCTTCGTGAGACCGACGAGACCGGCCTTGGCGGCGACATAGGAGCCTTGCGGGCCATCATAGCCGTTGGCGTCAATCGAGGCGATATTGATCACCGACCCGCCGCTACCGTCGCGCATCCTGCGCGCTGCTCGCTGCGTTACCAGGAATGCACCTGTGAGATCCGTGCCAACGGTCTTGTTCCAACCTTCGAGCGAAATATCGAGGAATTCAGCCTCGTCGACGATGCCTGCATTGTTGACGACAATCTGAAGACTGCCATGTTCCGCCCATATTGCGTCCAGCACCCGCTCGACTTCGTCCGGATCACTGACACTCCCGGTATGGACCGTTGCCTTGCCTCCGCCGGCCGCTATCCGCGCCGCCACTTCTTCAAGTGGAGCACTGCTCCGGCCCATGAGTGCGACCGTGGCGCCAGCCTGAGCCAGGCCCTCGGCGATACCGGCACCGATCCCCCGGCCGCCGCCCGTGACGAGCGCCACCTTCCCTTCAAGTTCCCGCATCATGCCACCTCCCTTGGGCTCAATTCTCCTGCGACCAGGTCGCGAATTCTCAGCCGCTCCGTTGCGACGCCGTCTTCAAGCCGGAACAGAGACAAGCCGCCGCCACCGGTGCTGACGCGCCGCAGGGTCTCAAAGAAGTCTGCGGGGCGGACCACTTCCGGCGCAAAGGCCCCTCGGCGTTTGATCTTTCCATCCAACATCAACAACGCTCCGGCCGCAGCCGGGATGCCAGTCGAATCGTCCATTCCACCATCGCTACCGGCCGCAAACCTCAAGCCGGAACCGCCCGTATGCACGTCAATGATCATACCGCTCCCGATACGGGGCGCTCCAACGCGTCTCTCCCTGTAATGACGGAACAGGCTGGCCGCCGGGTCGGTGAATTCTCCGCCGGAGCGCTGCTCGTCAGCGATATGCGCGAGAGCCCAGGCCGTAATCAGTGCTTCCTCCGGATTTAGTCCACCGAAGTTGGAAGCGCGCTTCACCGGAAGAAAACGAGGCACCGTCAGCGGCTCGGGATGGGCGAGTCGTACGACCGACTGAATGCCGACCGGCGCCGGAAAGTCGACCTGCCGACGCTCCAAGCCGTCCCAACCTGTTACCGCATGTATCGTACCGTCCGCATCAACCAGATTGAAGCAATGCCAAAAGTGTCGGATAGCTGCTTCGGTCAGATCGGCCACATCGACGGTCCAATAGATGTCCACGTCGTCGACGGGACCGAGATGGTCGATCGCACTTCGGATCAGTATGTTTGTTGTTCCGGGGGAGGAGCCCATTCCGATGAGTGCGGAAATACCGGCCTCCTTCGCGCGCGCATCCCGCTCGAGCATGGGCAGCGTGATGTCCGCGTCGTCGCAGATATCAAGATAGTCCGTCTTCGTTTCGATCGCTGCATCGAGGATGGTGAAGCCGGTCTTGTAGTAAGGGCCGGCCATGTTCACGACGAGGGATGTCGATTCCAACAGCTTGCGCAAGGTCTCGGGCTGTGCAAGCGGGTTTAATTCCTGGACTGCGAAGCCCATCTCTTCCGTTGCAGCACGTGCCTGTGGCCGCCAGGCACGGTCGATTGCAAGCCAGCCCTCAGTCGCATCCGCCCTCGCAATGCCGCGCAACATTGCTTGTGCTTGCGATCCGCCTGCACCGATTACAATTGTCTTCCATTGACGGGCCATTAGAGCCACTCCTTGATTCTCACTACTTCGAGACAAGCCGTTCGGGCGGCCCGGTGATCGAATACTCCCGTTGCAGCTGGTTGAGCGTCTACCTCGATGAGGAGGGCCGATCGGGGGTCATTCGACCAATCCTCCCCCAGGGGGGCTTGCGCCCATGGCGAGTCGGCAGCCGTTTGGAAAGTCAGATCGGTCATTGAACCCTCCATCAGAACAGAGCACCGGCCCTTACGAGGCCTGCCTTGGAGGCAAGCTGATCGGCTGGGTTCTCCCGAATAAGCACCTCGGCCAGACGAATGTTCACGTCGGCGTGTGACCTGTAGCTCCAACCATCCAGAAGGGTCGTCTTGGCGGCCATGAACGGTTCCGCCATGGCTGCCCACGCAACCTCGCGCAACGCGTTCACGAAGCGAAGCACCTGCACGCGGGCAATCTGGCTCTCATCGAGGTCCGGATCGTAGAGCCGCAGGAATGCCATGGTCTCATCGTCGGACATCTCTGCTTGAGAGGTAACGCTGGCCAGATCTATTGCGACCAAGGCTTCGCCGGCGTAGTCGAAATCGACCATTTTCACGCCGTCCGAACAGGCGATGAAGTTCTGCGGGACGAGATCATTGTGGCCGAAGCCGACGGGCGCATCGGCTGCAACCAGAGTGGTTTCGAAACGTTGAGCAATTTCCCAAAGAGCGGCAAAGGAGGTTGGATAAGACCCGCCCAGCTTCGCAGCCCCCGCAATGAAACCGCGAAGGTCATCGAAGATATCGAACTTTCGAGGCGGAAAGTGATGCGCGTGCAGTCGCTTCAGAGCATCCACTATCCTGCGGGCCATGGAAGGCTCTCGGATGTGCTGCGGTCGCAGCGTCTCCCCTTCGACGAATTCTGACATGAAGTGCCCTTCGGGCAGACATGTAGCTATGACCGCTGGTGCCAGACCGATGCTCGCCGCCACGGACTGGGCCTCGATCGCAGCGGTAACCGATGTGCCGGCAAACGACGCATCCGGCTCCCGGATCTTCAAGGCCCATTTTTTGTCGCCGTGTTCCAGAATGAGGTTGATATTGTTTGCGCCGCCGGGAAGAATCGAGAGGCGAATGCCGTGCTCGCCCGGAAGGAACCGCCATTGGTCCAAGAGGTTAAGGGCGGTGTCGCGTACCTGGACAGGCACACCTTCCTCAAACAAGCATCGAGGCTGTTGGTCAACGGTTTCCGAGTGGGTTGACGTCCTCACCGAGATCATCAGATTCGCTCCCGGTGCGTGATGGCGATGTGTTTCAGCTCGGTGTGAGCTTCGATCGCATAGATCGAGAGATCGCGGCCAATTCCAGACTGCTTGTAGCCTCCGAAGGGCATTTCGGCGGCCGTCGGTCCGTGATCGTTGATCCAGACGCTACCCGCCTTCACACGCCCCGCCGCGACAATCGCCCGTTCGATATCGGACGTCCAGATCGAAGCGGCCAGCCCGACCTCCAGATCGTTTGCCTTGGCGACGGCGTCGGCCTCATCTTCGAACG
This window harbors:
- a CDS encoding SDR family NAD(P)-dependent oxidoreductase, whose product is MSDFPCVVISGAGGEMGRALAARFARDGRDIVLLDRDVANLGGVEEELRRDGARKVLVLPADQTDPDALNRAIAEIGGQFGSIGTFVANAGFARFGGFLETSKKVWDLHVDINLNGTFHLCQAVARNMVAGGQGGSITLISSCLALFHADQTGAYSATKAALLMLTRTMAAELGIYGIRTNSVLPGVVETAMTRPMLEVPGCREALLQETPVGRLGKAEDVAEAVAFLAGPAAGFITGASLLVDGGQSIYGQPQWVRQDRSKRGEPRWLSTANGLPV
- the surE gene encoding 5'/3'-nucleotidase SurE, with translation MKVLLTNDDGYQSPGVAAARDALIASGVQVLTVAPDGPRSGTSRSASFRKAITLTRAGGDEVNPVYATNGTPTDCVRVAVLSGLASEIEAVVSGINEGANLGDDATYSSTLGSAIEGALLGFPALAASQQSRDGRFRLVDLTDYDFSWGAKIMAELTKLMIRDRSKLPARSVLNLNAPARPAREVKIASLDRRVWDPSRIPSVETENGPGWLLFGTHPELDPIFEHRPGSDSWVLSRGDAALTPLNFEWTLPGARSRFARWTRSAVVELNKALDLEQSLKERGR
- a CDS encoding FAD-binding oxidoreductase yields the protein MTPRIAIIGAGVAGCGAARRAAQLHAKEVVVLEKGTPACGSSGRSAGVYNTQTLDPLQIEIRVRSREILFELERKRSLPLARIGNIRIATTEADIPKLETALATIKSFGADDTRILSQKELQALVPDLQCDDVVAGLYGVNDGHLDGHLLCSALIDEARDLGAKVMNNTEVLAYEKRGSTHVLSTTRGEFECDVVINAGGAWAGRVGDILGHAAPIKPEVHEVIIVKLPRKLDYVVPMCNFYMPGQNGAGIYFRQDGEDSLIAGLHTYYSVEGHEVSNPDAYSPPDGDDYFLDVAQLVSDRLRIDDLGFKNGWHGLYPLSLDGEFQIGPYAADPSVIVVAGMGGTGVTSGALTGALAAEWAILGKPVTVPNAAKLVPDRLSLAA
- a CDS encoding SDR family NAD(P)-dependent oxidoreductase; protein product: MMRELEGKVALVTGGGRGIGAGIAEGLAQAGATVALMGRSSAPLEEVAARIAAGGGKATVHTGSVSDPDEVERVLDAIWAEHGSLQIVVNNAGIVDEAEFLDISLEGWNKTVGTDLTGAFLVTQRAARRMRDGSGGSVINIASIDANGYDGPQGSYVAAKAGLVGLTKNAAVELAKHNIRINSVSPGWTRTQMVEEFVSEKALRHMMTDFQRVPMKRLVEIPELANAVVFLASDKASAITGVDLPVDCGTLATLYVYETIRPLF
- a CDS encoding saccharopine dehydrogenase family protein, whose protein sequence is MARQWKTIVIGAGGSQAQAMLRGIARADATEGWLAIDRAWRPQARAATEEMGFAVQELNPLAQPETLRKLLESTSLVVNMAGPYYKTGFTILDAAIETKTDYLDICDDADITLPMLERDARAKEAGISALIGMGSSPGTTNILIRSAIDHLGPVDDVDIYWTVDVADLTEAAIRHFWHCFNLVDADGTIHAVTGWDGLERRQVDFPAPVGIQSVVRLAHPEPLTVPRFLPVKRASNFGGLNPEEALITAWALAHIADEQRSGGEFTDPAASLFRHYRERRVGAPRIGSGMIIDVHTGGSGLRFAAGSDGGMDDSTGIPAAAGALLMLDGKIKRRGAFAPEVVRPADFFETLRRVSTGGGGLSLFRLEDGVATERLRIRDLVAGELSPREVA
- a CDS encoding phosphotransferase gives rise to the protein MISVRTSTHSETVDQQPRCLFEEGVPVQVRDTALNLLDQWRFLPGEHGIRLSILPGGANNINLILEHGDKKWALKIREPDASFAGTSVTAAIEAQSVAASIGLAPAVIATCLPEGHFMSEFVEGETLRPQHIREPSMARRIVDALKRLHAHHFPPRKFDIFDDLRGFIAGAAKLGGSYPTSFAALWEIAQRFETTLVAADAPVGFGHNDLVPQNFIACSDGVKMVDFDYAGEALVAIDLASVTSQAEMSDDETMAFLRLYDPDLDESQIARVQVLRFVNALREVAWAAMAEPFMAAKTTLLDGWSYRSHADVNIRLAEVLIRENPADQLASKAGLVRAGALF